The following are from one region of the Nicotiana tabacum cultivar K326 chromosome 3, ASM71507v2, whole genome shotgun sequence genome:
- the LOC107766132 gene encoding putative glutamine amidotransferase GAT1_2.1: MAADLSVVLPRVLIVSRRTVRKNKFVDFVGEYHLDLIVSYGAVPVIVPRVSGVHMLLDSFEPIHGVLLCEGEDIDPSLYNDELSDLSPDELEEIRRLHASDTAIDKEKDTIELRLAKLCLERNIPYLGICRGSQVLNVACGGTLLQDIGKEISINLPENQRVSHMDYDNYDGHRHVINVVAQTPLHHWFKDSLEDEKMEISVNSYHHQGVKKLAQRFVPMAFAPDGLIEGFYDPDAYNATEGKFIMGLQFHPERMRQSDTDEFDYPGCTFAYQEFVKAVVAYQKKLISNSTRIQKPLKLNQEMEKRRKIIVRSFSLARDIYERGRTMQPSKTADLDAGAEFLESNTALSLAQEARLMQMGATVRNASSYLEKLKMNEEKEALARKVMGKMSMEQLSDLKSFYHMMGQICSEVLEKKLQGIVNEVAF, translated from the exons ATGGCTGCCGATCTCTCAGTAGTCCTACCTCGTGTCCTCATCGTCTCTAGACGTACCGTTCGCAAAAACAAGTTCGTCGATTTTGTTG gaGAATATCATCTTGATCTTATAGTAAGTTATGGAGCTGTACCTGTCATTGTACCTCGAGTTTCAGGGGTTCATATGTTATTAGACAGTTTTGAACCAATTCACGGTGTTCTTCTCTGTGAAGGAGAAGACATAGACCCTTCTCTATACAATGATGAACTCTCTGATCTTTCACCTGATGAATTAGAAGAAATCAGGAGATTACACGCTAGTGATACTGCAATTGACAAAGAAAAAGACACAATTGAACTCAGATTAGCTAAGCTTTGTCTAGAAAGGAACATACCTTATTTGGGTATATGCAGAGGTTCACAGGTACTAAATGTTGCATGTGGGGGCACCCTTTTACAAGATATTGGCAAAGAAATATCAATAAACCTCCCTGAAAATCAGAGGGTAAGTCACATGGATTATGATAATTATGATGGTCATAGGCATGTGATCAACGTTGTCGCGCAAACGCCGTTGCACCATTGGTTTAAGGATTCTTTAGAAGATGAAAAAATGGAAATTTCAGTCAATAGTTATCACCATCAAGGAGTTAAAAAATTGGCTCAGAGGTTTGTTCCTATGGCATTTGCACCTGATGGTTTAATTGAAGGATTTTATGATCCAGATGCTTATAATGCTACAGAAGGTAAGTTTATCATGGGACTTCAATTTCATCCTGAACGAATGAGGCAATCAGATACTGATGAATTTGATTATCCTGGATGTACATTTGCTTATCAG GAGTTTGTAAAGGCTGTAGTTGCTTATCAAAAGAAGCTAATTAGCAACTCAACCAGAATCCAAAAACCGTTGAAGCTTAATCAAGAAATGGAGAAGAGGAGGAAAATTATAGTCAGAAGTTTTTCCCTTGCGAGAGATATATATGAAAGAGGTCGAACCATGCAGCCATCTAAAACTGCTGACCTAGATGCAGGAGCAGAATTCCTTGAG TCTAATACAGCATTGAGTTTGGCACAAGAGGCAAGGTTAATGCAAATGGGAGCAACAGTAAGGAATGCATCATCCTATTTGGAAAAACTGAAGATGAATGAAGAGAAAGAGGCATTGGCGAGGAAAGTAATGGGGAAAATGTCAATGGAGCAACTATCTGATCTCAAGTCATTTTACCATATGATGGGACAGATTTGTTCAGAAGTTTTGGAGAAAAAACTCCAAGGAATTGTTAATGAAGTTGCCTTTTGA
- the LOC107777235 gene encoding kinetochore protein NUF2 homolog isoform X1 translates to MSRFDYPTLSRQDIIAVLAESQLATVSDQDLLKPTPDFVTNLYSTVLLHVDSLQEDDDQVDFSALEHLENPDVHVESFRIMNLFHKIREMLTTLDCPEPFTLRDLIKPDPERTRFFVGAMLNFSLHRDTKLSAISPIVEELTLIDEQRRALEARISQINEEIAEYTESREREMPMVQQIDSNVKELRQTISGLNNHQMSLKASLKKLKERTKEMDEKISNADFALVQAVHENANLRSKIVQSPVKLQRALEEKKSFQAEARNAERAAMQSFQNKTSILEVYTKAHQKMSKHFNQMQAIQEQVNSTKSIEKDIKALKQKLSDEEVLDKSLEAKLVERQGKADQLEELRKQLKKERDLSCEEAAKEMNFFNLEMESKRHGLEARQKEVEGVLAEADAITAKINSVRESGASKCQELGRHCEEVVAEFYRHSSSIVDLLPPTEVDQVVVEKRS, encoded by the exons ATGTCGAGATTTGATTATCCAACGCTCTCCCGGCAAGACATCATCGCCGTATTAGCCGAATCTCAACTAGCCACCGTCTCCGACCAAGATCTCCTCAAACCCACTCCCGACTTCGTCACCAACCTCTACTCCACCGTTCTTCTCCATGTCGACTCTCTCCA GGAAGATGATGACCAGGTGGATTTTTCTGCTCTGGAGCACCTAGAGAACCCGGATGTTCATGTGGAATCGTTTCGGATCATGAATTTGTTTCATAAGATACGGGAGATGTTGACTACTTTAGATTGTCCCGAACCATTTACTCTCAGGGATTTAATCAAGCCTGACCCTGAGCGCACTAGGTTCTTTGTCGGCGCTATGCTCAATTTTTCACTTCACAG GGACACTAAATTAAGTGCTATAAGTCCGATTGTAGAAGAGCTGACTCTTATTGATGAGCAACGACGAGCTTTGGAGGCTAGAATATCTCAG ATAAATGAAGAGATTGCGGAATATACTGAATCAAGAGAAAGGGAGATGCCAATGGTTCAACAAATAGACTCTAATGTTAAGGAACTGAGGCAAACCATTTCTGGTCTTAACAATCACCAAATGTCCTTGAAAGCCTCATTAAAAAAACTTAAGGAGAGGACTAAAGAGATGGATGAGAAG ATTTCTAATGCAGACTTTGCATTGGTACAAGCTGTTCATGAAAATGCCAATTTACGTTCTAAGATTGTCCAATCACCGGTTAAGCTTCAG AGAGCACTGGAGGAAAAGAAATCATTTCAAGCTGAGGCAAGGAATGCTGAAAGAGCAGCAATGCagtcttttcaaaataaaacttCCATTCTTGAGGTTTACACAAAG GCTCACCAAAAAATGTCCAAGCACTTCAATCAGATGCAGGCTATACAGGAGCAG GTTAATTCAACTAAATCTATTGAGAAAGATATTAAGGCTCTCAAACAAAAGCTGAGTGACGAGGAGGTACTGGACAAATCCCTTGAAGCTAAACTAGTTGAAAGGCAAGGAAAAG CGGACCAATTGGAAGAATTAAGAAAGCaattaaagaaagaaagagatCTTAGTTGTGAGGAGGCTGccaaagaaatgaatttttttaatttggaAATGGAATCAAAGAGGCATGGTCTTGAAGCAAGGCAAAAAGAGGTGGAAGGTGTGCTTGCAGAG GCTGATGCAATAACTGCAAAAATTAACTCAGTAAGGGAGTCTGGAGCATCCAAATGCCAAGAGTTGGGCCGTCATTGCGAAGAAGTTGTAGCAGAG TTTTATCGGCACTCAAGCTCAATTGTAGACTTGCTACCGCCCACTGAAGTGGACCAGGTAGTTGTTGAGAAAAGGAGCTGA
- the LOC107777235 gene encoding kinetochore protein NUF2 homolog isoform X2: MSTLSNDDQVDFSALEHLENPDVHVESFRIMNLFHKIREMLTTLDCPEPFTLRDLIKPDPERTRFFVGAMLNFSLHRDTKLSAISPIVEELTLIDEQRRALEARISQINEEIAEYTESREREMPMVQQIDSNVKELRQTISGLNNHQMSLKASLKKLKERTKEMDEKISNADFALVQAVHENANLRSKIVQSPVKLQRALEEKKSFQAEARNAERAAMQSFQNKTSILEVYTKAHQKMSKHFNQMQAIQEQVNSTKSIEKDIKALKQKLSDEEVLDKSLEAKLVERQGKADQLEELRKQLKKERDLSCEEAAKEMNFFNLEMESKRHGLEARQKEVEGVLAEADAITAKINSVRESGASKCQELGRHCEEVVAEFYRHSSSIVDLLPPTEVDQVVVEKRS; encoded by the exons ATGTCGACTCTCTCCA ATGATGACCAGGTGGATTTTTCTGCTCTGGAGCACCTAGAGAACCCGGATGTTCATGTGGAATCGTTTCGGATCATGAATTTGTTTCATAAGATACGGGAGATGTTGACTACTTTAGATTGTCCCGAACCATTTACTCTCAGGGATTTAATCAAGCCTGACCCTGAGCGCACTAGGTTCTTTGTCGGCGCTATGCTCAATTTTTCACTTCACAG GGACACTAAATTAAGTGCTATAAGTCCGATTGTAGAAGAGCTGACTCTTATTGATGAGCAACGACGAGCTTTGGAGGCTAGAATATCTCAG ATAAATGAAGAGATTGCGGAATATACTGAATCAAGAGAAAGGGAGATGCCAATGGTTCAACAAATAGACTCTAATGTTAAGGAACTGAGGCAAACCATTTCTGGTCTTAACAATCACCAAATGTCCTTGAAAGCCTCATTAAAAAAACTTAAGGAGAGGACTAAAGAGATGGATGAGAAG ATTTCTAATGCAGACTTTGCATTGGTACAAGCTGTTCATGAAAATGCCAATTTACGTTCTAAGATTGTCCAATCACCGGTTAAGCTTCAG AGAGCACTGGAGGAAAAGAAATCATTTCAAGCTGAGGCAAGGAATGCTGAAAGAGCAGCAATGCagtcttttcaaaataaaacttCCATTCTTGAGGTTTACACAAAG GCTCACCAAAAAATGTCCAAGCACTTCAATCAGATGCAGGCTATACAGGAGCAG GTTAATTCAACTAAATCTATTGAGAAAGATATTAAGGCTCTCAAACAAAAGCTGAGTGACGAGGAGGTACTGGACAAATCCCTTGAAGCTAAACTAGTTGAAAGGCAAGGAAAAG CGGACCAATTGGAAGAATTAAGAAAGCaattaaagaaagaaagagatCTTAGTTGTGAGGAGGCTGccaaagaaatgaatttttttaatttggaAATGGAATCAAAGAGGCATGGTCTTGAAGCAAGGCAAAAAGAGGTGGAAGGTGTGCTTGCAGAG GCTGATGCAATAACTGCAAAAATTAACTCAGTAAGGGAGTCTGGAGCATCCAAATGCCAAGAGTTGGGCCGTCATTGCGAAGAAGTTGTAGCAGAG TTTTATCGGCACTCAAGCTCAATTGTAGACTTGCTACCGCCCACTGAAGTGGACCAGGTAGTTGTTGAGAAAAGGAGCTGA